GGATAACAAGGCACGAAATTCGGACTCTGTTAGCTATTTAGATATTATCGAAACAGTCATTGAACTACGGAGGGAGTCGCGAACCACGACCCCCTTTTTACATGATTATCGCAGTTCGCGACAACCATTCCTCAAGTTACTCTTGTTCAGCGTGCATCAGAATGCGTCTCTCAGCACACAAAAAACCGGGCATCTCTGCCCGCCAATTGAAAACGACAAGTCATGTAATCAGTTTCCCAAGCAGAACGATCTGCTAAACAAGAAACTGGCTATTTTTATGACCAAAGAGGTTAGTGTAATGATGATACTGTACTGCCTGGATTTCAGCGAGGCAAAAAGTAACCTGGTCTATAAAATGCGCCACCGGTTAGCTATGCCGTGCGTCGGTTAAAACGGATCTACCCGCTTATCGCCTAGGACTATCTTAATTATATCATAATCTTTTGGTTATCGATACTATACATCCGCTGCAAACAGTCCTCTTAACTGCTGGATCATGCTAACCACTGAATACGGTGGCTCTTGACTTGCTGTGGTAACTGCTCCACGATTCTGATACCAGAATTCGGTCAACATGGCCACAGCAATATCAAATTGTGAGTACGCTTGTAACGCATCAATCGCAGCTGTGCTGTCAACGGCATTGTGAACATAGTCTTGTGCCGCTGTCAGGTAGTTGTTGATCAAACTATCGTCAGTATCAGTCTGCACACGCAGGCTATTTTTAATGTCATCAGTAGTGACAGTCATGTGCTCATCTCCTATATAAAAATAGGGGCGTACCCTGAGGCACACCCCCACTAAATTATGCTCTTAGGCCTTTACCGGTGTGATGTCAACAATTCGAGCAGCGTCTGGATCAACCACTTCGTAATCGTTGCGGATGACAACCGCCAGTCCCTGAGAATAGCTATCGAAGCGTTCCCACTGGGTGTTGACTTCGTTCTTTTGGGCTAAGAAGATTGCTTGAGCAAAGTCCCCGATGATGATCCGATAGGTGCCCACCTTATCAGTCGGCAATACTTTGTTAGCAATCACGATC
Above is a window of Lacticaseibacillus casei DSM 20011 = JCM 1134 = ATCC 393 DNA encoding:
- a CDS encoding head-tail connector protein, producing the protein MTVTTDDIKNSLRVQTDTDDSLINNYLTAAQDYVHNAVDSTAAIDALQAYSQFDIAVAMLTEFWYQNRGAVTTASQEPPYSVVSMIQQLRGLFAADV